A genomic window from Erythrobacter sp. BLCC-B19 includes:
- a CDS encoding BCD family MFS transporter, with protein sequence MHAPLASPAVQTKGFGWLAIVRIGLVQAAIGALVMLTTAVLNRLMVVEFELAATIPAGLVAWHYGVQLARPLWGHGSDKGAKRVPWIIGGIAVLATGALLATQATLMMDSAFPAALALAIFAYALVGVGVGAGGTSALALLASGVAPERRAPAAAVTWIMMVGGIVASAITVGTLLKPYSPERLIEVAAGLAAIMLALTVAATWRLERQAGQFREDAADAPPPDFRAALAEIWREPAARRFTVFIFVSMIAFSMQDLILEPFAGLIFHLSPGDSTKTVGQFHQGGILIGMIVAGIGGSAFSAKSAGGLRPWVVGGCLASGAALGALGLAAINGPPWPLGINLFVLGFGNGVFAVAAIGSMMGLAGAGERTREGVRMGVWGAAQAIAFGLGGLLGAVGLDLARGLVRGDGAAFQLVFAVEAAAFVLAALLAVKATGAAAIRTSAGQGKREQFA encoded by the coding sequence ATGCACGCCCCGCTTGCCTCGCCCGCGGTTCAGACCAAGGGCTTCGGCTGGCTGGCGATCGTGCGGATCGGGCTGGTGCAGGCGGCGATCGGCGCGCTGGTGATGCTGACCACGGCGGTGCTCAACCGCCTGATGGTGGTCGAGTTCGAGCTTGCCGCGACCATCCCTGCCGGGCTCGTCGCGTGGCATTACGGGGTGCAGCTGGCCCGCCCCTTGTGGGGCCATGGTTCCGACAAGGGGGCCAAGCGCGTGCCGTGGATCATCGGCGGCATTGCGGTGCTGGCCACCGGCGCGCTGCTGGCAACGCAGGCCACGCTGATGATGGACAGCGCCTTTCCCGCCGCCCTTGCGCTCGCCATTTTCGCCTATGCGCTGGTCGGCGTGGGGGTGGGCGCAGGCGGCACCTCGGCGCTCGCCCTGCTTGCCAGCGGGGTCGCGCCCGAGCGGCGCGCGCCCGCTGCGGCGGTCACATGGATCATGATGGTCGGCGGCATCGTCGCCTCGGCGATCACGGTCGGCACGCTGCTCAAACCCTATTCGCCCGAGCGCCTGATCGAGGTCGCTGCCGGGCTGGCGGCGATCATGCTGGCGCTGACCGTGGCGGCGACATGGCGGCTGGAGCGGCAGGCCGGGCAGTTTCGCGAAGATGCGGCCGACGCGCCGCCGCCCGATTTCCGCGCCGCGCTGGCCGAAATCTGGCGCGAGCCGGCGGCGCGGCGCTTCACCGTGTTCATCTTCGTCTCGATGATCGCCTTCTCGATGCAGGACTTGATCCTTGAACCCTTTGCCGGGCTGATCTTTCACCTCTCGCCGGGGGATTCGACCAAGACGGTCGGCCAGTTCCACCAGGGCGGCATCCTGATCGGCATGATTGTCGCCGGGATCGGCGGGAGCGCCTTTTCAGCAAAGTCCGCAGGCGGCCTCAGGCCGTGGGTGGTGGGTGGTTGCCTTGCCTCGGGTGCGGCGCTGGGCGCGCTCGGGCTGGCGGCGATCAATGGCCCGCCATGGCCGCTGGGGATCAACCTGTTTGTGTTGGGCTTCGGCAACGGCGTGTTTGCGGTCGCTGCAATCGGATCGATGATGGGCCTCGCCGGCGCGGGCGAGCGGACGCGGGAGGGCGTGCGCATGGGCGTCTGGGGGGCGGCGCAGGCGATTGCCTTCGGACTGGGCGGCTTGCTCGGCGCGGTCGGGCTCGATCTGGCGCGGGGGCTGGTGCGCGGCGACGGCGCGGCCTTCCAGCTGGTGTTCGCGGTCGAGGCCGCAGCTTTCGTGCTTGCGGCGCTGCTGGCGGTCAAGGCGACCGGCGCAGCGGCGATCCGGACAAGTGCGGGGCAGGGAAAGAGGGAGCAGTTCGCATGA
- the chlG gene encoding chlorophyll synthase ChlG, translating into MEHSVSSTRAVPTPAPRPAGTPGPRDVLELLKPITWFPPMWAFMCGAVSSGAGLEGRWWFVAGGVMLAGPLVCGTSQAVNDWFDRHVDAINEPHRPIPSGRIPGRWGLYIAIIASLISAGVAWLLGPVVFVAGLVGLAFAWAYSAPPLRFKANGWLGPLVCGLTYEGLSWFTGAAVMLGAMPSAEVIAVLVLYSLGAHGIMVLNDFKAVEGDRQTGLTSLPVVLGVGAAARLACVTMAAAQVVVIALLAIWGFALSALIVAGVLAAQIAAMPRLIRNPAKQAPWYNGVGVTLYVLGMLAAALGLGGYI; encoded by the coding sequence ATGGAGCACTCGGTTTCTTCGACTCGCGCCGTGCCCACTCCGGCACCCCGCCCGGCAGGCACGCCGGGGCCGCGCGATGTGCTCGAACTGCTGAAGCCGATCACCTGGTTCCCGCCGATGTGGGCCTTCATGTGCGGGGCGGTCTCGTCCGGTGCCGGGCTTGAGGGGCGCTGGTGGTTCGTCGCGGGCGGCGTGATGCTGGCAGGGCCGCTGGTGTGCGGCACCTCACAGGCCGTGAATGACTGGTTCGACCGCCATGTCGACGCCATCAACGAACCCCACCGCCCGATCCCGTCAGGCCGCATCCCGGGCCGCTGGGGGCTTTATATTGCCATTATCGCCAGCCTGATTTCGGCGGGCGTCGCGTGGCTGCTCGGCCCGGTCGTGTTTGTTGCAGGACTGGTCGGCCTTGCCTTTGCCTGGGCCTATTCCGCCCCGCCGCTGCGCTTCAAGGCGAATGGCTGGCTGGGGCCGCTGGTATGCGGGCTGACCTATGAGGGGCTGAGCTGGTTCACCGGCGCTGCGGTGATGCTGGGCGCGATGCCCTCGGCCGAGGTGATTGCGGTGCTGGTGCTCTATTCGCTCGGCGCGCACGGGATCATGGTGCTCAATGACTTCAAGGCGGTCGAAGGCGACCGCCAGACCGGGCTGACCTCGCTGCCGGTGGTGCTGGGCGTGGGCGCTGCGGCGCGGCTGGCCTGTGTGACCATGGCGGCGGCGCAGGTGGTGGTGATCGCCTTGCTCGCCATCTGGGGCTTTGCGCTCTCGGCGTTGATCGTCGCCGGTGTGCTTGCCGCGCAGATTGCCGCGATGCCGCGCCTGATCCGCAATCCGGCCAAGCAGGCGCCGTGGTACAATGGTGTCGGCGTGACGCTCTATGTGCTCGGGATGCTGGCGGCCGCGCTGGGCCTAGGGGGATATATCTGA